A stretch of the Sulfurimonas sp. HSL3-1 genome encodes the following:
- a CDS encoding Rieske 2Fe-2S domain-containing protein → MERRNFLKVLSATGAVIAINPSTIGQTLMAKDGALYKRYAKVQLVDGSGAPLKADALKTGENYVFNYPYAGTSCLLVNLPMPTAKDVELTDEFGNEYVWKGGVGSKGTIVAYSGICPHQLTHINKNDSFITFRNPGERFAGDIVCDGHTSVYDAERGCRVKEGKAPQPLAAIVLEVGSDNTLWAVGVLGKDKFHEFFGSFRRELKEQFGSKRKAKAKVAERAETVLLSDYTRDIVKL, encoded by the coding sequence ATGGAACGCAGAAATTTTTTAAAGGTACTCAGTGCAACGGGTGCGGTGATCGCGATCAACCCTTCCACGATCGGGCAGACCCTGATGGCCAAGGACGGCGCTCTGTACAAACGTTACGCCAAGGTGCAGCTCGTCGACGGCAGCGGCGCTCCTTTGAAGGCCGATGCGCTGAAAACAGGCGAGAATTATGTCTTTAACTACCCCTATGCCGGCACATCATGCCTGTTGGTCAACCTGCCGATGCCGACGGCGAAAGACGTTGAGCTGACCGACGAATTCGGGAACGAATACGTCTGGAAGGGCGGCGTCGGCAGCAAGGGAACGATTGTTGCCTACAGCGGGATCTGCCCGCACCAGTTGACGCACATTAACAAAAATGACAGTTTCATCACGTTCCGAAATCCCGGAGAGCGTTTTGCGGGGGATATCGTCTGCGACGGGCATACTTCCGTCTACGACGCGGAGCGCGGCTGCCGGGTTAAGGAGGGCAAGGCGCCGCAGCCGCTGGCGGCCATCGTGCTCGAAGTCGGCAGCGACAACACCCTCTGGGCGGTAGGCGTCCTGGGCAAAGACAAGTTCCACGAGTTTTTCGGCAGTTTCCGCCGCGAGCTGAAAGAACAGTTCGGAAGCAAACGCAAGGCAAAAGCCAAAGTGGCCGAACGTGCCGAAACCGTTCTGCTGAGCGACTATACCCGGGACATCGTCAAACTCTGA
- a CDS encoding LptF/LptG family permease: MLMFRYIAYHYLKYIAVILFALVFFMVGFDYMESADKLQSANLIVIYLTYKTFFAVDMLLPLSLVFAMIATKIFLIRSNALVAIYALGYNKTDVIKPFVGVAVAIMTLYIALHATSFARADEYANNIRRSAQYLQPTSNLFFTFKDRYVYFGKLYPLQERAEDIRIFTHENGALQQVLSAEGAYYADEHWHLNHAVSLQKPKTLSLEGDGITVTQLQDLTLLEGFRPKILDQVYEGKVNYTILDAIDALMLLGSENLNIDKIKSALYRIFITPLFVPSLIILIFFFVPISPRFLNITLFSFVAILATMMTWSFLFMLTELSNNKTIPSEVGIVLPVLALFTAALILWYRNRGHGVDAHS, encoded by the coding sequence ATGTTGATGTTCCGGTATATCGCCTATCACTACCTCAAGTACATCGCCGTCATCCTCTTTGCCCTTGTCTTTTTCATGGTCGGGTTTGACTACATGGAGAGTGCGGACAAGCTGCAGTCGGCCAACCTTATCGTCATCTACCTCACGTACAAAACGTTTTTCGCCGTCGATATGCTGCTGCCGCTCTCCTTGGTCTTCGCAATGATCGCGACGAAGATTTTCCTGATCCGTTCCAACGCCCTGGTGGCGATCTATGCGCTGGGGTACAACAAAACCGACGTCATCAAGCCCTTCGTCGGCGTTGCCGTGGCGATCATGACCCTCTATATCGCCCTGCATGCGACCTCGTTTGCCCGGGCGGACGAGTACGCGAACAATATCCGCCGTTCCGCGCAGTACCTGCAGCCGACCAGCAACCTCTTTTTCACGTTCAAAGACCGCTACGTCTATTTCGGGAAGCTCTACCCGCTCCAGGAACGGGCCGAGGACATCCGCATCTTTACCCATGAAAACGGTGCTTTGCAGCAGGTGCTCTCCGCCGAGGGGGCCTATTACGCCGACGAGCACTGGCACCTCAACCACGCCGTGTCGCTCCAGAAGCCCAAAACGCTGAGCCTGGAGGGGGATGGGATCACCGTCACGCAGCTGCAGGACCTGACCCTGCTCGAGGGGTTCCGTCCGAAGATCCTCGACCAGGTATACGAGGGGAAGGTGAACTACACCATTCTTGATGCGATCGACGCCCTGATGCTGCTGGGGAGCGAGAATCTCAATATCGATAAGATCAAAAGCGCGCTCTACCGCATTTTCATCACGCCGCTCTTCGTGCCGAGCCTGATCATTTTGATCTTCTTTTTCGTCCCGATCAGCCCCCGGTTTCTCAACATCACGCTGTTCAGTTTCGTCGCGATCTTGGCGACGATGATGACCTGGTCGTTTCTCTTTATGCTCACCGAGCTCTCCAACAACAAGACGATCCCCAGCGAGGTGGGCATCGTCCTGCCGGTCCTGGCGCTTTTCACGGCGGCGCTGATCCTCTGGTACCGCAACCGCGGGCATGGTGTCGACGCGCACTCCTAA
- the pth gene encoding aminoacyl-tRNA hydrolase codes for MLLIVGLGNPGSAYEKTRHNVGFMVIDALLQRHQCDAVKKAVFEGDLYKFSSHFLLKPLTFMNLSGRSIGNVKRFYKIDEVIVIHDDLDLPFGTLRFKRGGGHGGHNGLKSTDTAISPDYVRVRMGIGHPGERNRVADYVLSAFTPQEAECLPEWIERAADAVEALTRMGMDEVASKYTVKKTPLQ; via the coding sequence ATTTTGCTGATCGTCGGACTGGGTAATCCGGGTTCGGCGTATGAGAAGACCCGGCACAACGTCGGGTTCATGGTCATTGATGCGCTCCTGCAGCGCCATCAATGCGATGCCGTCAAAAAAGCCGTCTTTGAAGGCGACCTCTATAAATTTTCCTCCCATTTTTTACTCAAACCGCTCACTTTTATGAACCTTTCGGGCCGTTCCATCGGCAACGTCAAACGTTTTTACAAGATTGATGAGGTCATCGTCATCCATGACGACCTGGACCTGCCCTTCGGGACGCTGCGTTTCAAGCGCGGGGGCGGGCACGGGGGGCATAACGGCCTCAAATCGACCGACACGGCGATTTCACCCGATTATGTCCGGGTGAGGATGGGCATAGGCCACCCCGGGGAGCGCAACCGTGTCGCAGATTATGTCCTGAGCGCCTTTACGCCGCAGGAGGCCGAATGCCTCCCCGAGTGGATCGAGCGGGCCGCGGACGCGGTGGAGGCATTGACGCGTATGGGCATGGACGAGGTCGCCTCTAAGTACACCGTCAAAAAAACTCCGTTACAATAA
- a CDS encoding 50S ribosomal protein L25/general stress protein Ctc — MLEGIVRESTGKSATKAFRRDGYLIANIYGKGLENVHAAFKMNEFIRTVRNKNTLAFPVKVGDQEMNVVVQAYESHPVSGNLLHVDLMVAQPGVVTHYNVPVKTEGSPVGLKNKGMLYIAKKRLRVKGAIDQIPDTITVNVAPLDLGDSILIRDLEKSEAFTFTDADRVSVLSIIKAK; from the coding sequence ATGTTGGAAGGTATTGTTAGAGAGAGTACCGGTAAAAGCGCAACAAAAGCGTTCCGCCGCGATGGTTATCTGATTGCCAACATCTACGGAAAGGGGCTTGAAAACGTTCACGCCGCTTTCAAGATGAATGAGTTCATCCGTACAGTTCGCAACAAAAACACCCTGGCGTTTCCGGTAAAAGTCGGTGATCAGGAGATGAACGTTGTCGTTCAGGCGTATGAGTCTCATCCGGTGTCCGGTAACCTGCTGCACGTTGACCTGATGGTCGCGCAGCCGGGTGTCGTTACCCACTACAACGTTCCGGTTAAAACGGAAGGTTCTCCGGTTGGTCTGAAGAACAAAGGGATGCTCTACATCGCGAAGAAGCGTCTGCGCGTCAAAGGTGCGATCGATCAGATCCCGGATACGATCACTGTTAACGTCGCTCCGCTCGACCTCGGTGACTCCATCCTGATCCGCGACCTGGAGAAATCCGAAGCGTTTACATTCACAGACGCTGACCGCGTTTCCGTTCTCTCCATCATCAAAGCGAAGTAA
- a CDS encoding transaldolase, translating to MYIPQIEFSLWADFIERDFIDTGLKRLVEQGIVNGATSNPAIFKNAILTSPAYQMQLETLQNHSPKSKYEALAITDIQKAADALRPLFDQGNDGYVSIEVDPYLCDDAVGTIEEGRRLFREISRPNVMIKVPATDAGYVAMETLVSEGTPVNATLIFSKAQALACANSFAWGLEKGATQVDTVISIFVSRLDRAIDAALESKGVQPSLAGVYNAAAIYEAIEALEVPRCRALFASTGVKGGGLRPSYYVDALLAAHSVNTAPIETIEAFVAHGDKEAKLPLEADRIEAHFDAVAAAGIDLEAVCAQLMAEGLEAFKTAFAEILAELE from the coding sequence ATGTACATCCCGCAAATAGAGTTTTCCCTCTGGGCCGATTTCATTGAACGCGATTTTATCGATACGGGTCTGAAACGGCTTGTTGAACAGGGAATTGTCAACGGAGCGACGTCCAACCCCGCCATTTTTAAAAACGCTATTTTGACGTCGCCGGCGTACCAGATGCAGCTCGAGACGCTGCAGAATCATAGCCCCAAGTCGAAGTACGAGGCCCTGGCGATTACGGATATCCAGAAAGCGGCGGATGCGCTGCGGCCGCTGTTCGATCAGGGCAATGACGGCTATGTCAGTATCGAGGTCGACCCCTATCTCTGCGACGATGCCGTCGGCACGATCGAGGAGGGGCGCCGCCTCTTCAGAGAGATCAGCCGTCCCAATGTGATGATTAAAGTGCCCGCAACGGACGCAGGGTATGTCGCCATGGAGACTCTCGTCAGCGAAGGTACCCCCGTCAACGCGACATTGATCTTCTCCAAGGCGCAGGCTTTGGCCTGTGCCAACTCCTTCGCCTGGGGACTGGAGAAGGGTGCCACGCAGGTCGATACGGTGATCAGTATTTTCGTCAGCCGCCTGGACCGCGCTATCGATGCGGCCCTGGAGTCCAAGGGGGTACAGCCTTCTTTGGCGGGAGTCTATAACGCCGCAGCGATCTATGAAGCGATCGAGGCGCTGGAGGTGCCGCGCTGCCGGGCACTGTTTGCGTCGACCGGCGTCAAGGGAGGCGGCTTGCGCCCCTCCTACTACGTCGATGCGCTTTTGGCGGCGCACAGTGTCAACACCGCGCCGATCGAGACGATCGAGGCGTTCGTGGCCCATGGAGACAAAGAGGCGAAACTGCCCCTCGAAGCGGATCGGATCGAAGCGCACTTCGACGCCGTGGCGGCGGCCGGGATCGATCTCGAAGCGGTCTGCGCCCAACTGATGGCCGAGGGCCTCGAAGCATTCAAAACGGCGTTTGCCGAAATCCTGGCGGAATTGGAGTAA
- a CDS encoding DUF3015 family protein encodes MKKVLVSLAAVAALSSAAFAGVNSQTGCGLGAMIIKDDSSALMLALQATTNGTSANQTFGITSGTSGCKRMPLVMNDRAAEFVASNMDQLAKEAAIGGGESVDTLAELLKVDDKAAFAASLQQNYNSIYTSGDVKMADVLDNIATVEG; translated from the coding sequence ATGAAAAAAGTACTTGTAAGTCTTGCTGCGGTTGCGGCACTCAGTTCGGCAGCATTCGCCGGTGTCAATAGCCAGACAGGCTGCGGTCTCGGCGCGATGATCATCAAAGATGACAGCTCCGCGCTGATGCTCGCCCTGCAGGCGACAACGAACGGAACCTCTGCTAACCAGACCTTCGGTATTACGTCCGGTACATCCGGCTGTAAGCGCATGCCGCTGGTGATGAACGACCGTGCGGCCGAATTCGTTGCATCCAACATGGATCAGCTCGCAAAAGAGGCGGCGATCGGTGGCGGCGAAAGCGTCGATACGCTCGCGGAACTGCTCAAAGTCGACGACAAAGCGGCTTTTGCAGCCTCCCTGCAGCAAAACTACAACAGCATCTACACGTCCGGCGACGTCAAGATGGCTGACGTTCTCGACAACATCGCAACCGTCGAGGGCTGA
- the clpS gene encoding ATP-dependent Clp protease adapter ClpS, with protein sequence MSTKKELELEGELLLKEPGQYKVILLNDDYTSMDFVVEVLMSIFHKNYQEAEQIMLDIHRQDRGLCGVYTYEVAETKVMQVSRLAREHGYPLKATMEEA encoded by the coding sequence TTGAGTACCAAAAAAGAGCTTGAACTTGAGGGTGAACTGCTGCTCAAGGAGCCGGGACAATACAAAGTGATTTTGCTTAACGACGACTACACATCGATGGATTTCGTCGTCGAGGTTTTGATGAGTATTTTTCATAAAAATTATCAGGAAGCGGAGCAGATTATGCTCGATATCCACCGCCAGGACCGCGGACTCTGCGGCGTCTATACCTATGAAGTGGCAGAGACCAAAGTGATGCAAGTTAGCCGCCTGGCCCGGGAGCATGGGTACCCGCTCAAGGCAACGATGGAGGAAGCGTGA
- a CDS encoding DUF4105 domain-containing protein yields the protein MPCILQADVLENALDKAAATGLAHSRYWHLLLHMPGDVSEVDDPAFFLAPGGKSDAEAELNATLTALYGETRFDDNATGCRFPARRAWLQKQLGLEGLPELHCSAYETLVRKMDPQSVTLVFSSAHINSPASMFGHTFLRIDSSYESKMLSYAINYAAGADPDKENGVVFAVKGLFGGYPGFYSLLPYYEKLKEYRDTEQRDVWEYDLDLHHDEVMAMIRHIWELKGVYNWYFFFDENCSYNMLWLMEIARPDVDVRGHFAYHIIPMETVHATEEERLVRAKHYRPSKRTLLLAYEKVLDRRGEAEAMALADGTLAPRAVLNDPAHATQMKRYTLEAASELAEYRLMKGEVDKATYSERFHAILSARASLGKGEQLPVATPRNPDEGHRATRARLGTGWRDGHPYQQLGIRPAYHDLGDSDIGFMPGTQIEFLDLLARYDQDGAAVERATIVSITSLAPQSAFFKPFSWRMHAGWDQNFVTRDTVFSTAVGAGVAAGGSWGYGYVLAEPELFVTDKGYGALKTTLGLLFKVGGGSKLAAEGGYRFYADGMRQWTGLVEHTSRLSQNNALKLSFDYTDKTAGAQRSFSAAFVHYY from the coding sequence TTGCCGTGTATACTGCAGGCAGACGTATTGGAAAACGCCCTTGATAAGGCGGCGGCGACGGGCCTGGCCCACAGCCGCTACTGGCATCTGCTGCTGCATATGCCCGGGGACGTCAGCGAAGTCGACGACCCGGCATTTTTTCTCGCACCGGGCGGCAAAAGCGATGCGGAAGCCGAACTCAACGCAACGCTCACGGCGCTCTACGGCGAGACCCGTTTCGATGACAACGCGACGGGATGCCGTTTCCCCGCCCGCCGCGCTTGGCTGCAAAAGCAGCTGGGGCTCGAGGGGTTGCCGGAACTGCACTGCAGCGCCTACGAGACGCTGGTGCGTAAGATGGACCCGCAGTCGGTGACGCTGGTCTTCTCCTCGGCGCATATCAACTCCCCGGCATCCATGTTCGGTCATACCTTTTTGCGCATCGACTCCTCCTATGAGTCGAAGATGCTCTCCTACGCCATCAATTACGCTGCCGGTGCAGACCCCGACAAAGAGAACGGTGTCGTCTTCGCGGTCAAAGGGCTCTTCGGGGGCTACCCCGGTTTTTACTCCCTGCTGCCCTATTATGAGAAGCTCAAAGAGTACCGGGATACGGAACAGCGCGACGTCTGGGAGTATGATCTGGACCTCCATCATGATGAGGTGATGGCGATGATCCGCCATATCTGGGAGCTCAAGGGGGTGTACAACTGGTATTTTTTCTTCGACGAGAACTGTTCGTACAACATGCTCTGGCTAATGGAGATTGCCCGGCCGGACGTCGATGTGCGCGGCCATTTCGCCTATCACATCATCCCGATGGAGACCGTGCATGCCACCGAGGAGGAGAGGCTGGTCCGGGCCAAGCACTACCGGCCGTCGAAACGGACGCTGCTGCTGGCCTATGAAAAGGTTCTGGACCGCCGGGGCGAAGCCGAAGCCATGGCCCTGGCCGACGGGACGCTTGCCCCCAGAGCAGTCTTGAACGACCCGGCGCATGCCACGCAGATGAAACGCTACACCCTTGAAGCCGCATCGGAGCTTGCCGAGTACCGCTTGATGAAAGGGGAAGTGGACAAGGCGACCTATTCGGAGCGTTTCCACGCCATCCTCTCTGCCCGGGCGTCGCTGGGGAAGGGGGAGCAGCTGCCGGTGGCAACGCCCCGCAATCCCGACGAGGGGCACCGGGCGACCCGGGCGCGGCTGGGGACGGGATGGCGGGACGGCCACCCCTATCAGCAGCTCGGCATCCGCCCGGCCTATCACGACCTCGGCGACAGTGACATCGGATTCATGCCGGGAACGCAGATTGAGTTTTTGGACCTTCTGGCGCGCTATGACCAAGACGGTGCCGCGGTTGAGCGGGCGACCATCGTCTCCATTACGTCCCTCGCCCCGCAGAGCGCCTTTTTCAAACCCTTCTCCTGGCGGATGCACGCGGGGTGGGACCAGAACTTCGTTACCCGGGACACGGTCTTCAGTACGGCCGTGGGAGCGGGCGTCGCGGCGGGAGGTTCCTGGGGGTACGGGTATGTACTGGCGGAGCCGGAACTGTTCGTGACGGACAAAGGGTACGGCGCGCTCAAAACGACGCTCGGGCTCCTTTTCAAAGTGGGGGGAGGTTCCAAGCTGGCCGCGGAAGGGGGGTACCGTTTCTATGCGGACGGGATGCGCCAGTGGACGGGACTGGTGGAACACACCAGCCGCCTCTCACAAAACAACGCCCTGAAACTTTCCTTCGACTACACGGATAAAACGGCGGGAGCGCAACGCAGTTTCAGCGCCGCATTCGTGCACTATTATTAA
- the aat gene encoding leucyl/phenylalanyl-tRNA--protein transferase encodes MIPQQIRYELAFPDPRDADESGIVAFGGDLSPSRLLLAYRSGIFPWYSKGDPILWWSPDPRFILNLDDFVLRRSLRKRLKHFEIRFNTAFGDVVRACATTPRPGQEGSWILPEMVEAYEVLHAMGHAHSVEAWQEGRLVGGLYGVEVGGMFCGESMFAHVSDASKAAFAALVEHLKARGFEMIDAQVPTEHLKSLGAIEVSRNYFLLRLEQLRDKGIMGFMQA; translated from the coding sequence GTGATTCCGCAGCAGATCCGATACGAACTGGCATTTCCCGACCCGAGGGACGCCGACGAATCCGGTATCGTCGCCTTCGGCGGCGACCTCTCGCCCTCGCGGCTGCTGCTGGCCTACCGCAGCGGCATTTTCCCCTGGTACAGCAAAGGCGATCCCATTTTGTGGTGGTCCCCCGATCCCCGGTTCATTCTCAATCTTGACGACTTCGTGCTGCGCCGCTCTTTGCGAAAGCGGCTTAAACATTTCGAGATCCGTTTCAATACGGCCTTCGGCGACGTGGTCCGTGCCTGTGCGACGACGCCGCGACCGGGCCAGGAGGGGAGCTGGATCCTTCCGGAGATGGTCGAGGCCTATGAGGTCCTTCACGCGATGGGTCATGCGCACTCCGTCGAGGCGTGGCAGGAGGGGCGGCTCGTCGGCGGGCTCTACGGGGTCGAGGTCGGCGGTATGTTCTGCGGCGAATCAATGTTCGCCCATGTCAGCGACGCCTCCAAGGCCGCGTTCGCCGCGCTCGTCGAACATCTGAAAGCCCGCGGTTTCGAAATGATCGATGCGCAGGTACCGACGGAGCACCTCAAGAGTCTGGGGGCGATCGAAGTGAGCCGCAATTATTTTCTGTTGCGTCTTGAACAGTTACGTGATAAAGGTATAATGGGTTTCATGCAAGCATAA
- the clpA gene encoding ATP-dependent Clp protease ATP-binding subunit ClpA: MISAELNAVFQKALLYAKDQRHEYLTIEHVFYALLGSKEGIAIIRECGGDVAAMRAMVSRYLSMTMDPLPEDVTQEPFETVALSRMIDQMIRHIQSAQKQQAEVGDLVAAIYEEKHTYACQVLLESDINRVDVLEVISHKDVQPQSVSDAEESYLEKYTVELVAQARAGRIDPVIGRTDEIERVVQTLCRRKKNNPLLVGEPGVGKTAIAEGLAIRIADGEVPELLEEAPVYALDLGAMLAGTKYRGDFEKRLKGVIDEVTAHKNAIMFIDEIHTLVGAGAVNGGSMDASNQLKPALASGAMKCMGATTYAEYRNVFEKDRALSRRFAKIDVDEPSQAESVEILKGLRPKYEKHHKLTYEDKALEVAVSLSKKYISDRFLPDVAIDLIDEAGASFHLKKHDRNVVEALDIENVIAKMTGIPTSQVCEDDTLRLEHLERDLRSRVIGQDAAVEKVALAIKRSRAGLNPEERPIASFLFAGPTGVGKTELAKSLAETLGVHFERFDMSEYMEKHALSRLVGAPPGYVGYEQGGLLTEAIRKHPYTVLLLDEIEKAHPELINVLLQVMDNATLTDNNGYKANFKNVILIMTSNVGATERSVMGFNADSSLARGEALKAFFTPEFRNRLDAVIEFAPLDRDIVEGIVDKFIGELNTQLAPKGITITLGEKARGYLAEMGYDKAMGARPLGRIIQEKIKDPLTNEMLFGRLKAGGTVHVDYKNEIVFTYDEHAEEEAAV, encoded by the coding sequence ATGATCAGTGCCGAACTTAATGCCGTCTTTCAAAAAGCGCTGCTGTATGCCAAAGATCAGCGGCATGAATATCTGACGATCGAGCATGTCTTTTATGCCCTGCTCGGTTCAAAAGAGGGGATCGCCATCATCCGGGAGTGCGGCGGCGATGTCGCGGCGATGCGCGCGATGGTCAGCCGTTACCTCTCCATGACGATGGACCCCCTGCCTGAAGATGTAACTCAGGAGCCCTTCGAGACCGTTGCGCTTTCACGGATGATCGACCAGATGATCCGCCATATCCAGAGCGCGCAGAAGCAGCAGGCGGAAGTCGGTGACCTCGTGGCGGCGATTTACGAAGAGAAACACACCTACGCCTGCCAGGTACTGCTCGAGAGCGATATCAACCGCGTCGACGTTCTGGAGGTGATTTCGCACAAGGATGTGCAGCCGCAGTCCGTGTCGGACGCGGAGGAGAGCTACCTTGAGAAGTATACGGTGGAGCTGGTGGCGCAGGCGCGCGCCGGCCGCATCGACCCGGTCATCGGCCGGACCGATGAGATCGAGCGGGTCGTGCAGACGCTCTGCCGCCGGAAAAAGAATAACCCGCTCCTCGTGGGTGAACCCGGCGTCGGCAAGACGGCCATCGCCGAAGGGCTGGCGATTCGCATCGCCGACGGCGAGGTCCCCGAACTGCTCGAGGAGGCCCCCGTCTACGCCCTGGACCTCGGGGCGATGCTTGCCGGGACGAAGTACCGGGGCGACTTCGAAAAGCGCCTCAAAGGGGTTATTGATGAGGTGACGGCGCACAAGAACGCCATCATGTTTATTGACGAGATCCATACTCTTGTCGGCGCGGGTGCCGTCAACGGCGGCAGCATGGACGCCTCCAACCAGCTCAAACCGGCCCTGGCCTCAGGGGCGATGAAGTGTATGGGGGCGACGACCTATGCCGAGTACCGCAACGTTTTCGAGAAAGACCGCGCGCTGAGCCGACGCTTTGCGAAAATCGATGTGGATGAGCCGAGCCAGGCGGAGAGCGTCGAGATCCTCAAGGGACTCCGTCCGAAATATGAAAAGCACCACAAGCTGACCTACGAGGACAAGGCCCTTGAAGTGGCGGTGTCGCTGTCGAAGAAGTATATCTCCGACCGCTTCCTGCCCGATGTCGCTATCGATCTCATCGACGAGGCGGGGGCGTCGTTCCATCTGAAAAAACATGACCGCAACGTCGTCGAAGCCCTCGATATCGAAAACGTTATCGCGAAGATGACAGGGATCCCGACCTCGCAAGTGTGCGAAGACGATACGCTGCGGCTTGAACACCTGGAACGCGACCTGCGCAGCAGGGTGATCGGGCAGGATGCGGCGGTCGAAAAAGTCGCCCTGGCGATCAAGCGCAGCCGCGCCGGGCTTAACCCCGAAGAGCGGCCGATCGCGTCGTTCCTCTTTGCGGGGCCGACGGGCGTCGGCAAAACCGAACTGGCCAAGTCCCTGGCGGAGACGCTGGGGGTCCACTTCGAGCGTTTCGATATGAGCGAATATATGGAGAAACACGCGCTTTCGCGCCTGGTCGGTGCTCCTCCGGGCTATGTAGGCTACGAGCAGGGCGGGCTGCTGACAGAGGCAATCCGCAAGCACCCCTATACGGTTCTGTTGCTCGACGAGATCGAAAAAGCGCACCCGGAGCTGATCAACGTGCTGCTGCAGGTGATGGACAACGCAACGCTGACGGACAACAACGGCTACAAGGCGAACTTCAAGAATGTCATCTTGATCATGACCTCCAATGTCGGCGCGACGGAGCGCAGTGTCATGGGCTTCAATGCCGACAGCAGCCTGGCCCGCGGCGAGGCGCTCAAGGCCTTCTTTACGCCGGAGTTCCGTAACCGTCTCGACGCCGTCATCGAGTTCGCGCCGTTGGACCGCGATATCGTCGAGGGGATCGTCGACAAGTTCATCGGCGAGCTCAATACGCAGCTGGCGCCGAAGGGTATTACAATTACCCTGGGCGAAAAAGCCCGCGGCTACCTCGCGGAGATGGGTTACGACAAAGCGATGGGTGCCCGCCCGCTCGGCCGGATCATCCAGGAAAAGATCAAAGATCCCCTTACCAACGAAATGCTGTTCGGCCGTCTGAAGGCGGGCGGAACGGTCCACGTCGATTACAAAAACGAGATCGTTTTCACGTACGACGAACATGCGGAGGAAGAGGCGGCGGTGTGA
- a CDS encoding PilT/PilU family type 4a pilus ATPase, whose product MSINQVDTDINIENLTFETLRRVRGYLKRMMDAGGSDLHLKANSVVRARINGDITPLSGEIFKKEEALTFAKELLRTRFAEFVRQKELDLVYSFDENTRFRVNIFFQMDGVSAVFRVIPVKIVSIDDLGLPKVVHKFAHTERGLVLVTGVTGSGKSTTLAAIINEINWSLRKHIVTIEDPIEFVHKDRKCIVNQRSVGQDTKSFANALRAVLREDPDIILVGEMRDIETVETALHAADSGHLVFSTLHTLDAKETINRVISIFPTGEQNRVRMTLAAVLEGVISQRLIPTVDGKRTAALEILVNTPYIAQLIMEDRDSEIRDAIEEGKDIYGSQSFDQGILDLWNAKRISTEQAFKYATSPADLKLRMEGLTSRVTAKDGSTQQSRGEDDDKPRFSEDEIFQLKSE is encoded by the coding sequence ATGAGTATAAATCAAGTCGATACCGATATCAATATTGAGAACCTGACCTTTGAAACGCTGCGGCGGGTGCGCGGCTACCTGAAGCGGATGATGGATGCCGGGGGGTCCGACCTTCACCTCAAGGCCAACTCCGTCGTGCGTGCCCGTATCAACGGCGACATTACGCCGCTCAGCGGCGAGATCTTCAAGAAAGAGGAGGCGCTCACCTTTGCCAAGGAGCTGCTGCGGACCCGCTTCGCCGAGTTCGTCCGGCAAAAAGAGCTCGACCTTGTCTACTCTTTCGATGAGAATACCCGTTTCCGTGTCAACATCTTTTTCCAGATGGACGGGGTCTCCGCGGTCTTCCGTGTCATTCCCGTCAAGATCGTCTCCATCGATGATCTCGGGCTGCCGAAGGTCGTACACAAATTCGCCCATACCGAGCGTGGCCTGGTCCTGGTCACCGGGGTCACCGGTTCGGGCAAGTCGACGACGCTTGCAGCGATTATCAACGAGATCAACTGGTCGCTGCGCAAGCACATCGTCACGATCGAGGATCCGATCGAATTCGTCCACAAGGACCGAAAATGCATCGTCAACCAGCGCAGCGTCGGGCAGGATACGAAGAGCTTCGCCAACGCCCTGCGCGCCGTACTGCGTGAAGACCCGGACATTATCCTCGTCGGGGAGATGCGGGATATCGAGACGGTCGAGACGGCGCTGCACGCGGCGGATTCGGGGCACCTTGTCTTCTCCACCCTGCACACCCTGGATGCGAAGGAGACCATCAACCGTGTTATCTCCATCTTCCCGACCGGCGAGCAGAACCGTGTCCGTATGACACTCGCGGCGGTATTGGAAGGGGTCATCTCCCAGCGCCTTATTCCCACCGTCGACGGCAAACGGACGGCGGCACTCGAGATCCTCGTCAATACGCCCTATATCGCGCAGCTCATTATGGAAGACCGTGATAGCGAGATCCGTGACGCCATCGAGGAGGGGAAGGATATCTACGGCTCTCAGAGTTTCGACCAGGGTATCCTGGACCTCTGGAACGCCAAGCGGATCTCGACGGAGCAGGCGTTCAAATATGCGACGTCGCCGGCTGACCTCAAGCTCCGGATGGAGGGGCTCACCAGCCGCGTCACCGCGAAAGACGGCAGTACGCAGCAGTCCAGAGGAGAGGATGACGATAAGCCGCGCTTCAGCGAAGACGAGATTTTCCAGCTCAAGAGCGAGTAG